The Conexivisphaera calida genome includes a region encoding these proteins:
- a CDS encoding MBL fold metallo-hydrolase: MPATDMRLVVLVDNEPGPGLRADWGLSIYVDSGSWRAVFDADSDPAVLEFNAGKLGVDLGSLDFAVVSHHHLDHVGGFLGKGLFREGMPVYVPPGPTDRLESVGLRPIVVESTRELAPGAHAVGPLQAGHLHEMALALGSAGSRALLVGCSHPGVDALAARAASDLGGTISFVMGGFHAPSRAVLDRLAEISGSARICPGHCSGDEAKAYLRSKYPDRYCEFRSGLVMDI, encoded by the coding sequence ATGCCGGCGACCGATATGAGGCTTGTCGTCCTGGTGGACAACGAGCCCGGGCCGGGCCTCAGGGCCGACTGGGGGCTCAGCATCTACGTGGACTCCGGGAGCTGGCGCGCCGTCTTCGACGCGGACAGCGATCCGGCCGTGCTGGAGTTCAACGCCGGGAAGCTCGGGGTGGACCTCGGCTCGCTCGACTTCGCGGTCGTGAGCCACCACCACCTTGACCACGTCGGGGGGTTCCTGGGCAAGGGGCTCTTCAGGGAGGGGATGCCGGTCTACGTGCCCCCGGGGCCCACGGACAGGCTCGAGTCGGTGGGGCTGAGGCCGATAGTCGTGGAGTCCACCCGGGAGCTGGCCCCCGGGGCCCACGCCGTGGGTCCGCTGCAGGCCGGCCACCTGCACGAGATGGCGCTCGCCCTCGGCTCGGCGGGGAGCCGTGCCCTCCTGGTCGGGTGCAGCCATCCCGGGGTGGACGCGCTCGCCGCGAGGGCTGCCTCGGACCTCGGGGGCACGATCTCGTTCGTCATGGGCGGGTTCCACGCGCCCTCCCGCGCCGTCCTCGACAGGCTCGCCGAGATATCGGGCTCCGCGCGCATATGTCCGGGACACTGCAGCGGGGACGAGGCGAAGGCGTACCTCCGGTCGAAGTACCCCGATAGGTACTGCGAGTTCAGGAGCGGACTGGTGATGGACATCTGA
- a CDS encoding DUF2250 domain-containing protein, protein MTDGSDAARSHPRIHPLLPRVLSIPGALGVLRHLRRAHVDYGRSVAASLHTSIEVAVSTLESLESMGLVERVPGSSVKRSDAKMKLADEVHKHHTYYRLSREGDTLLRSLDDRALAEGYAQALDGDDLAFALLRVARRIGVDHALTYARLVGRPLEQVEAELERLVGMGLMEIPRSRVVKRGDRKAKPKPETRVHHRYYRLSREGDLLLRDIGASDGAAGSGRDGMG, encoded by the coding sequence ATGACCGATGGCTCGGACGCTGCGCGCTCGCACCCGCGGATTCACCCCCTGCTGCCCCGCGTCCTCTCGATCCCGGGCGCCCTCGGGGTCCTCAGGCACCTCAGGAGGGCCCACGTCGACTACGGTCGCTCGGTCGCCGCTTCCCTCCACACATCGATCGAGGTCGCCGTGTCGACGCTGGAGTCGCTGGAGTCGATGGGCCTCGTCGAGCGCGTCCCCGGGTCATCGGTCAAGAGGTCCGACGCCAAGATGAAGCTGGCGGACGAGGTCCACAAGCACCACACTTACTACAGGCTGAGCAGGGAGGGCGATACGCTCCTCAGGTCGCTGGACGACCGGGCGCTCGCGGAGGGGTACGCTCAGGCGCTGGACGGGGACGACCTAGCGTTCGCGCTCCTGCGCGTCGCCCGCAGGATAGGGGTGGACCACGCGCTGACCTACGCTAGGCTCGTCGGCAGGCCCCTCGAGCAGGTCGAGGCTGAGCTGGAGCGCCTCGTCGGCATGGGGCTCATGGAGATCCCGAGGAGCCGCGTGGTGAAGCGCGGCGACCGGAAGGCAAAGCCGAAGCCGGAGACGAGGGTCCACCACAGGTACTACAGGCTGAGCAGGGAGGGGGATCTCCTGCTGAGGGACATAGGCGCGTCCGACGGAGCCGCGGGATCGGGACGCGATGGGATGGGATGA
- a CDS encoding DUF364 domain-containing protein has protein sequence MLLEDIIEELGRTARGRVKEAVVGLGYTVVVMDDGSAGLSHTPTEDAAHECENNPLAGGIAGMEWRDVAALASGDHPILSALGVAALNAAASRLADSYPGGDLMDHLAVRRGERACMVGYIPPIARRMREMGAEVTVMDFRPVEDPGYRPWWASEVLMGRCDVVVLSGATLVNKTMGRLLELSSGARVRAVVGPSTVIAPSTFRRLGVNVLAGTRIRDPGRVLRIVAEGGGTRTMYSTGAAEKVVAVLD, from the coding sequence GTGCTCCTGGAGGATATCATCGAGGAGCTCGGGCGGACTGCCCGGGGCAGGGTGAAGGAGGCGGTCGTGGGGCTCGGGTACACGGTCGTGGTCATGGACGACGGAAGCGCCGGCCTCTCGCACACGCCGACGGAGGACGCGGCCCACGAGTGCGAGAACAACCCGCTGGCCGGCGGCATCGCCGGGATGGAGTGGAGGGACGTGGCGGCCCTCGCGTCCGGGGATCACCCGATACTCTCCGCGCTCGGCGTCGCCGCCCTCAACGCCGCCGCCTCCAGGCTGGCCGACTCCTACCCGGGGGGAGATCTCATGGACCACCTGGCCGTGAGGCGCGGCGAGAGGGCCTGCATGGTGGGGTACATACCCCCCATAGCCAGGAGGATGAGGGAGATGGGCGCCGAGGTCACGGTCATGGACTTCAGGCCGGTGGAGGACCCCGGGTACAGGCCGTGGTGGGCGTCCGAGGTCCTGATGGGGAGGTGCGACGTCGTCGTCCTGAGCGGGGCCACCCTGGTCAACAAGACCATGGGGAGGCTCCTCGAGCTCTCCTCGGGGGCGCGCGTGAGGGCCGTGGTGGGGCCCAGCACCGTGATCGCGCCCTCCACCTTCAGGAGGCTCGGCGTGAACGTCCTGGCGGGCACCAGGATAAGGGATCCCGGGAGGGTCCTGAGGATAGTCGCCGAGGGCGGGGGCACCAGGACCATGTACTCGACCGGCGCGGCCGAGAAGGTCGTGGCAGTCCTGGACTAG
- a CDS encoding TorD/DmsD family molecular chaperone, whose translation MVDFGAVNEGRRYVYDLLSRLYEREVDEELLGELTSAAEGGELARRFEALAELDERVGRGLDLMLGYLRSAAGRARKDVVLELAAEYASLFLGVKGTPPHPSESAYMSAGHLMYQEQRDEVVELYRDMGVDKVREFTEPEDHVAVELSFMSYLIGRTLEEWGKGNLGEARRLLEIQRRFLREHLLKWVHRFAEDVESNAEVDFYRGLGYLTDGFLELDESSMDDLVSMLAPSGATQI comes from the coding sequence ATGGTGGATTTCGGGGCGGTCAATGAGGGCCGTCGCTACGTCTACGATCTGCTGTCCAGGCTCTACGAGAGGGAGGTCGACGAGGAACTCCTGGGGGAGCTCACGTCGGCCGCCGAGGGAGGAGAGCTGGCGAGGCGCTTCGAGGCGCTCGCGGAACTCGACGAACGCGTGGGCAGGGGACTGGATCTGATGCTGGGGTACCTGAGGTCCGCGGCCGGCCGCGCCAGGAAGGACGTCGTGCTGGAGCTGGCCGCGGAGTACGCGAGCCTCTTCCTGGGGGTGAAGGGGACGCCGCCCCATCCATCGGAGTCCGCGTACATGTCGGCCGGCCACCTGATGTACCAGGAGCAGAGGGACGAGGTCGTCGAGCTCTACAGGGACATGGGCGTGGACAAGGTGAGGGAGTTCACGGAGCCGGAGGATCACGTCGCCGTCGAGCTGAGCTTCATGTCGTACCTGATAGGCAGGACCCTGGAGGAGTGGGGGAAGGGCAACCTGGGCGAGGCCAGGAGGCTCCTGGAGATCCAGAGGAGGTTCCTGCGGGAGCACCTCCTCAAGTGGGTGCACAGGTTCGCGGAGGACGTTGAGTCGAACGCGGAGGTGGACTTCTACAGGGGGCTCGGGTACCTCACGGACGGCTTCCTCGAGTTGGACGAGTCGTCCATGGACGATCTCGTGTCGATGCTGGCGCCATCGGGCGCTACGCAGATATAG
- a CDS encoding type II toxin-antitoxin system VapC family toxin, with the protein MIVDTTYLLPLARIRVRTDLLKMVVEGNVRRRVELGDIKVSAISLFELQAKASRLGIPPEYVVDAVSAVLDAFTVIPYYREDVVKMAHELNKRLNDYIDSVILATAVAQREPLVTEDGLVHALRETIRGEYGIEVLRYDDLVK; encoded by the coding sequence ATGATCGTTGACACTACCTATCTGCTTCCGCTCGCGCGTATAAGGGTCAGGACGGATCTGCTGAAGATGGTCGTGGAGGGAAACGTCAGGAGGAGGGTTGAACTCGGCGATATTAAGGTGAGCGCGATCTCCCTGTTTGAACTTCAGGCGAAGGCGTCCAGGCTGGGTATACCGCCGGAATACGTCGTCGACGCGGTGAGCGCAGTGCTCGATGCGTTCACCGTCATACCATACTACAGGGAGGACGTCGTGAAGATGGCACACGAGCTGAACAAGAGGTTGAATGACTACATAGATTCCGTCATACTGGCTACGGCCGTGGCCCAACGGGAGCCTCTGGTGACGGAGGACGGCCTCGTGCACGCGCTGAGGGAGACGATCAGGGGAGAATATGGAATAGAGGTACTGAGATATGATGATCTTGTTAAATAG
- a CDS encoding SAM-dependent methyltransferase, giving the protein MVAIGCVESAGAGPRWSRTSVVRVFEEYAGGLEDLDGYSHAFIIYQLHARKWSGSLRSQPRWAPRPLGVFATRSPDRPNPIGLSVVALESVDPSSGTLVVRGLDAAPGSPVLDVKPYDHWDSVSSPRVPRWWLERADEWPDWSPRP; this is encoded by the coding sequence ATGGTCGCGATCGGCTGCGTCGAGTCCGCGGGCGCCGGGCCCAGGTGGTCCAGGACCTCGGTGGTGAGGGTTTTCGAGGAGTACGCCGGTGGACTGGAGGACCTCGACGGCTACAGCCACGCGTTCATTATCTACCAACTCCACGCGAGGAAATGGAGCGGCAGCCTGAGATCGCAGCCCCGCTGGGCCCCCAGGCCGCTCGGGGTCTTCGCCACCCGGAGCCCGGATCGCCCGAATCCGATAGGGCTCTCCGTCGTGGCGCTCGAGTCGGTGGATCCATCATCGGGGACGTTAGTCGTCAGGGGGCTGGACGCGGCCCCGGGGTCCCCGGTGCTCGACGTGAAGCCGTACGATCACTGGGACTCCGTCTCATCGCCGCGCGTGCCGCGCTGGTGGCTCGAGCGCGCCGACGAGTGGCCCGACTGGTCGCCCCGGCCCTAG